From Marivirga harenae, one genomic window encodes:
- a CDS encoding peptidoglycan DD-metalloendopeptidase family protein, protein MNRKIFSALILLVLVLLTYFFVFEYYASSELEGKAKLESDSIPAELLQPDPTILYGMVVDSFQVQEHAVKRNQSISDILLAYNVSHQTIFQLANVAKNVFDVRKIAPNKKYTVIYQDVDSLPSATALVYEPNPEEYVVFNLKDSINVYVEKRPVEIKEKAISGTIQSSLYEEILKNGGTPELVDLVADMYGWQIDFTKIYPGDQFKVLFTERNIDGKSVGVEEILGAELIHYNNPFLSVAFDQGDGVDYFDEEGKSLRKAFLRYPVKFTRISSRYTAKRFHPVQKRYKAHLGTDYAAPTGTPIYAAGDGVITKALYEKYNGRNVKIRHNATYSTQYLHMNRIAKGISPGSKVKQGQLIGYVGSTGLASGPHLCYRFWKNGRQVDAMKVDLPPSEPIKEDYLSTFNRYKSYIRSKLDQIPYPESEDEVLMAGMQ, encoded by the coding sequence ATGAATAGAAAAATTTTTAGCGCACTCATTTTATTGGTTTTAGTTTTACTAACCTATTTTTTTGTTTTTGAGTATTACGCCAGTTCGGAACTTGAGGGAAAAGCGAAGCTAGAGTCTGATTCAATTCCTGCAGAATTGTTGCAGCCAGATCCAACAATACTTTACGGCATGGTGGTAGATTCATTTCAAGTTCAAGAGCATGCAGTAAAGCGAAATCAAAGTATTTCAGATATACTTTTGGCCTACAATGTGTCACATCAAACTATATTTCAATTGGCGAATGTAGCCAAAAATGTTTTTGATGTACGGAAAATAGCTCCTAATAAAAAATACACTGTTATATATCAAGACGTTGATTCTTTACCATCAGCCACCGCTTTAGTCTATGAGCCCAATCCTGAAGAATATGTAGTATTTAATTTGAAAGATTCCATTAATGTTTATGTGGAAAAGAGACCTGTGGAAATTAAAGAAAAAGCGATAAGTGGTACTATTCAATCCTCACTTTATGAAGAAATACTGAAAAATGGAGGGACGCCCGAATTGGTCGATTTAGTTGCCGATATGTACGGATGGCAAATTGATTTTACTAAAATATATCCCGGTGATCAATTCAAAGTATTATTTACGGAAAGAAATATAGATGGGAAGTCAGTTGGTGTTGAAGAAATATTAGGGGCTGAATTAATACATTACAATAATCCATTTTTGTCAGTTGCTTTTGATCAAGGAGATGGCGTTGATTATTTTGATGAAGAGGGTAAAAGCTTAAGAAAAGCATTTTTGAGATATCCGGTGAAATTTACCAGAATTAGCTCAAGATATACTGCCAAAAGATTTCATCCTGTCCAAAAAAGATATAAAGCCCATTTGGGAACTGATTATGCAGCTCCAACAGGAACTCCAATATATGCAGCTGGGGATGGAGTGATCACTAAAGCCTTATACGAGAAGTATAATGGCAGGAATGTAAAAATTCGTCATAATGCTACATATTCTACCCAGTATTTACATATGAACAGGATAGCAAAAGGAATTAGTCCAGGGTCAAAAGTAAAACAAGGCCAACTCATTGGTTATGTAGGTAGTACTGGTTTGGCTAGCGGACCACATTTATGCTATCGTTTTTGGAAAAATGGAAGGCAAGTAGATGCCATGAAAGTTGATTTACCTCCATCCGAACCTATTAAAGAAGATTACCTATCTACTTTTAATCGATATAAGAGCTACATTAGATCTAAATTAGATCAGATTCCTTATCCTGAAAGTGAAGATGAAGTTTTAATGGCTGGTATGCAATAA
- a CDS encoding 2-phosphosulfolactate phosphatase — MKNIDVCLSPELLHQYDLNNKIVVVVDVLRATSCMVSGFANGVKEIVPVSTLEECKILQNEGYLAAAERNGSRAEGFDMGNSPFEYLEERVRGEKIAVTTTNGTMAINKSLEAKEILIGAFLNLGAITAYLKNKDEDIIVLCAGWKGKFNLEDSLFAGALCHLLKNDFEYACDAPLAAEAMYITAKKDIMTYMKDSSHAKRLAKLNVVKDIEFCVQESIYNVIPYLSGKSLITKS; from the coding sequence ATGAAGAATATAGACGTTTGTTTATCACCAGAATTATTGCATCAATATGATTTGAATAATAAAATTGTGGTGGTGGTAGATGTTTTGAGAGCAACTTCTTGCATGGTAAGTGGCTTTGCAAATGGAGTGAAAGAAATTGTGCCGGTTTCCACTTTGGAAGAATGCAAAATCTTACAAAATGAAGGTTATTTGGCTGCGGCAGAAAGAAATGGTAGCAGGGCCGAAGGTTTTGACATGGGGAATTCTCCATTTGAATATTTAGAGGAAAGAGTAAGGGGTGAGAAGATCGCAGTTACGACCACCAACGGGACCATGGCCATCAATAAAAGCCTAGAAGCAAAAGAGATATTGATTGGAGCCTTTTTAAATTTGGGTGCAATAACAGCCTATCTTAAAAACAAAGATGAAGATATTATAGTATTATGTGCGGGTTGGAAAGGGAAGTTTAATTTAGAGGATTCTTTGTTTGCTGGCGCGTTATGCCATTTATTGAAAAATGATTTTGAATATGCATGTGACGCGCCTTTAGCTGCAGAAGCTATGTATATTACAGCTAAAAAGGACATAATGACTTATATGAAGGATTCTTCTCATGCAAAAAGACTGGCTAAGTTAAATGTGGTAAAAGATATAGAATTTTGTGTTCAAGAAAGTATTTATAATGTAATTCCCTATTTGTCTGGAAAATCATTAATCACAAAGAGCTAA